From one Amycolatopsis sp. FDAARGOS 1241 genomic stretch:
- a CDS encoding L-aspartate oxidase, with translation MTAPVNAAEAKTPVWEARADLVVVGSGVAGLTAALRAQELGLHVLVVTKAAVSDGNTRWAQGGVAVVLESDHDLDDSVAKHAEDTFTAGAGLCDEDAARSIIAGGPAAVERLRAGGARFDPGAEGLARTREGGHSAFRVIHAGGDATGAEVERTLVAQAGDRRVPVLQHHIAVDALRTPAGEVAGVTVLDRDGVPGVVRASAVLLASGGFGQLYQATSNPEIATGDGLALALRAGATVADVEFVQFHPTVLYTPGARGRCPLVTEAVRGEGATLVDGAGAPVMAGVHPLGDLAPRDVVSAAITRRVALAPGGVGDHVFLDATGIAGFAKRFPTVHAACAALRIDPAVDAIPVTPAAHFACGGVVTTVDGRSSVTGLYAAGEVARTGLHGANRLASNSLLEGLVVGHRVAGAVAADLAAGLLPDPSRGRLPSQTSAPAAERDALQRVMSRYAAIGRDADGLAAAGSVLDLSTKDSPLWTHAAVEDAALTVVAQALLAAAQRRTESRGCHVRTDFPERSGHWRRSQLIRLSLSGQPVLADPITLEDVA, from the coding sequence ATGACCGCGCCGGTTAACGCCGCTGAGGCGAAAACACCGGTGTGGGAAGCCCGGGCGGACCTCGTCGTGGTGGGCAGCGGGGTGGCCGGGCTGACGGCCGCGCTGCGGGCGCAGGAGCTCGGCCTCCACGTGCTCGTGGTGACCAAGGCGGCCGTGTCCGACGGCAACACGCGCTGGGCCCAGGGCGGGGTCGCGGTCGTCCTGGAGAGCGACCACGACCTCGACGACTCCGTCGCGAAGCACGCCGAGGACACCTTCACCGCAGGCGCCGGCCTGTGCGACGAGGACGCCGCGCGGTCGATCATCGCCGGCGGCCCGGCCGCCGTCGAGCGGCTGCGCGCCGGTGGGGCGCGGTTCGACCCGGGTGCCGAGGGACTGGCGCGCACGCGCGAGGGCGGGCACAGCGCGTTCCGCGTGATCCACGCGGGCGGCGACGCGACCGGCGCCGAGGTCGAGCGCACCCTCGTGGCGCAGGCGGGCGACCGGCGCGTACCCGTGCTGCAGCACCACATCGCGGTCGACGCGCTGCGCACGCCCGCCGGTGAGGTGGCGGGCGTGACGGTACTCGACCGCGACGGCGTGCCCGGTGTGGTGCGCGCATCGGCCGTGCTGCTGGCCAGCGGCGGGTTCGGGCAGCTGTACCAGGCGACGTCGAACCCGGAGATCGCGACGGGCGACGGCCTGGCGCTGGCGCTGCGGGCCGGGGCGACAGTGGCCGACGTCGAGTTCGTGCAGTTCCACCCCACCGTGCTCTACACCCCCGGCGCGCGCGGGCGGTGCCCGCTGGTCACCGAGGCCGTGCGCGGCGAGGGGGCCACGCTCGTCGACGGCGCGGGTGCGCCGGTGATGGCGGGTGTGCACCCGCTGGGCGACCTGGCGCCGCGCGACGTCGTGTCGGCCGCGATCACGAGGCGCGTGGCGCTGGCACCGGGCGGGGTCGGCGACCACGTGTTCCTCGATGCCACCGGGATCGCCGGCTTCGCGAAGCGGTTCCCGACCGTCCACGCGGCGTGCGCGGCGCTGCGGATCGACCCGGCCGTCGATGCGATCCCGGTGACCCCCGCGGCGCACTTCGCGTGCGGCGGCGTGGTGACCACTGTGGACGGACGCTCGAGCGTGACCGGGCTGTACGCCGCCGGCGAGGTGGCGCGCACCGGGCTGCACGGCGCGAACCGGCTGGCCTCCAACAGCTTGCTCGAAGGGCTCGTGGTCGGGCACCGCGTGGCCGGCGCCGTGGCGGCGGACCTCGCGGCCGGGCTGCTGCCCGACCCGTCGCGCGGCCGGTTGCCGTCGCAAACGTCGGCGCCGGCAGCCGAGCGCGACGCACTGCAGCGCGTGATGAGCCGCTACGCGGCGATCGGCCGCGACGCCGACGGGCTGGCGGCGGCGGGTTCCGTGCTCGATCTGTCTACCAAGGACAGTCCGTTGTGGACGCACGCCGCCGTGGAGGACGCGGCGCTCACCGTGGTGGCGCAGGCGTTGCTGGCGGCCGCCCAGCGGCGCACCGAATCGCGCGGGTGCCACGTGCGGACCGACTTCCCCGAGCGTTCCGGACACTGGCGGCGCAGCCAGCTGATCCGCCTCAGTCTCTCCGGTCAGCCGGTGCTGGCCGACCCGATCACCCTGGAGGATGTGGCATGA
- the nadA gene encoding quinolinate synthase NadA — MTSTVEQDLTPYGGVAANADWAEEVRELARKRDAVLLAHNYQVPEIQDIADFTGDSLALSRIAASSDASTIVFCGVHFMAETAKILAPEKTVLIPDARAGCSLADSITGAELRAWKAEHPGAVVVSYVNTTAEVKAETDICCTSSNAVDVVASIPADQEVLFLPDQFLGAHVKRTLGRENLRVWAGECHVHAGINGAELAERAAANPDADLFIHPECGCATSALYLAGEGAVAPERVKILSTGDMVHAARDTKARSVLVATEIGMIHQLRKAAPEIDFRAVNDRASCRYMKMITPAALLRSLREGADEVHVDADTAARARASVQRMIEIGQPGGGE; from the coding sequence ATGACTTCCACGGTTGAGCAGGACCTGACCCCCTACGGCGGGGTGGCGGCGAACGCGGACTGGGCGGAGGAGGTTCGCGAGCTCGCGCGCAAGCGCGACGCGGTGCTGCTGGCGCACAACTACCAGGTCCCCGAGATCCAGGACATCGCCGATTTCACGGGCGACTCCCTGGCGCTGAGCCGCATCGCGGCGAGCAGCGACGCCTCCACGATCGTCTTCTGCGGCGTGCACTTCATGGCCGAGACGGCGAAGATCCTGGCGCCGGAGAAGACGGTGCTGATCCCCGACGCGCGGGCCGGCTGCTCGCTCGCCGACTCCATCACCGGCGCCGAGCTGCGGGCCTGGAAGGCCGAGCACCCGGGCGCGGTGGTGGTGTCGTACGTGAACACCACGGCCGAGGTGAAGGCCGAGACGGACATCTGCTGCACGTCGTCCAACGCCGTCGACGTGGTGGCTTCGATCCCCGCCGACCAGGAGGTTCTCTTCCTCCCGGACCAGTTCCTCGGCGCGCACGTGAAGCGCACGCTGGGTCGGGAGAACCTGCGCGTGTGGGCCGGCGAGTGCCACGTCCACGCCGGGATCAACGGCGCCGAGCTGGCCGAGCGCGCGGCGGCGAACCCCGACGCCGACCTGTTCATCCACCCCGAGTGCGGGTGCGCGACATCGGCGCTCTACCTCGCGGGCGAGGGTGCGGTTGCGCCGGAGCGCGTGAAGATCCTCTCCACCGGTGACATGGTGCACGCGGCGCGCGACACGAAAGCCCGCTCGGTGCTCGTGGCCACGGAGATCGGCATGATCCACCAGCTGCGCAAGGCCGCGCCGGAGATCGACTTCCGCGCCGTGAACGACCGCGCGTCGTGCCGGTACATGAAGATGATCACGCCGGCCGCGCTGCTGCGGAGCCTGCGCGAGGGCGCCGACGAGGTCCACGTGGACGCCGACACGGCCGCCCGGGCGCGCGCTTCGGTGCAGCGGATGATCGAAATCGGGCAGCCCGGCGGCGGCGAATGA